A single Eulemur rufifrons isolate Redbay chromosome 9, OSU_ERuf_1, whole genome shotgun sequence DNA region contains:
- the WNT3 gene encoding proto-oncogene Wnt-3 encodes MEPHLLGLLLGLLLGGTRVLAGYPIWWSLALGQQYTSLGSQPLLCGSIPGLVPKQLRFCRNYIEIMPSVAEGVKLGIQECQHQFRGRRWNCTTIDDSLAIFGPVLDKATRESAFVHAIASAGVAFAVTRSCAEGTSTICGCDSHHKGPPGEGWKWGGCSEDADFGVLVSREFADARENRPDARSAMNKHNNEAGRTTILDHMHLKCKCHGLSGSCEVKTCWWAQPDFRAIGDFLKDKYDSASEMVVEKHRESRGWVETLRAKYALFKPPTERDLVYYENSPNFCEPNPETGSFGTRDRTCNVTSHGIDGCDLLCCGRGHNTRTEKRKEKCHCIFHWCCYVSCQECVRIYDVHTCK; translated from the exons GTCCCTGGCCCTGGGCCAGCAGTACACATCTCTGGGCTCACAGCCCCTGCTCTGCGGCTCCATCCCAGGCCTGGTCCCCAAGCAACTGCGCTTCTGCCGCAATTACATCGAGATCATGCCGAGTGTGGCCGAGGGCGTGAAGCTGGGCATCCAGGAGTGCCAGCACCAGTTCCGGGGCCGCCGCTGGAACTGCACCACCATAGACGACAGCCTGGCCATCTTCGGGCCCGTCCTCGATAAAG CCACCCGGGAGTCGGCCTTCGTGCACGCCATCGCCTCGGCTGGCGTGGCCTTCGCCGTCACACGCTCCTGTGCCGAGGGCACTTCCACCATCTGCGGCTGCGACTCGCACCATAAGGGGCCTCCCGGCGAAGGCTGGAAGTGGGGCGGCTGCAGCGAGGATGCCGACTTCGGGGTGCTGGTGTCCCGGGAGTTCGCAGATGCGCGTGAGAACAGGCCGGATGCACGCTCGGCCATGAACAAGCACAACAACGAGGCCGGTCGCACG ACCATCCTGGACCACATGCACCTCAAATGCAAGTGCCATGGGCTGTCGGGCAGCTGCGAGGTGAAGACCTGCTGGTGGGCCCAGCCCGACTTCCGTGCCATCGGTGACTTCCTCAAGGACAAGTACGACAGTGCCTCGGAGATGGTGGTGGAGAAGCACCGGGAGTCCCGAGGCTGGGTGGAGACCCTCCGGGCCAAGTATGCGCTCTTCAAGCCGCCCACCGAGAGGGACCTGGTCTACTACGAGAACTCCCCCAACTTTTGTGAGCCCAACCCCGAGACGGGCTCTTTTGGCACAAGGGACCGGACTTGCAATGTCACCTCCCATGGCATTGATGGCTGTGATCTGCTCTGCTGTGGCCGCGGCCACAACACGAGGACGGAGAAGCGGAAGGAGAAATGCCACTGCATCTTCCACTGGTGCTGCTACGTCAGCTGCCAGGAGTGCGTCCGCATCTACGACGTGCACACCTGCAAGTAG